A single window of Sulfurovum riftiae DNA harbors:
- the purN gene encoding phosphoribosylglycinamide formyltransferase, which yields MKKIAVLFSGKGTNFAHIVKTLHNKEVDVVVALTNNPDAEGIAVAKAAGIPLEIVDPKAFESREAFDTEVVERLEKYRPNLTVLAGFMRILTPVFTDTVKSVNLHPSLLPRHKGLNAIEKSYNDGYPEGGVSVHWVISELDGGEVILQKEVLKEGLSLEQYDKKIRQIEKEALVEAIRKVLLLS from the coding sequence ATGAAAAAAATAGCGGTACTCTTCAGCGGCAAAGGTACGAACTTTGCCCATATTGTCAAGACTTTACATAACAAAGAAGTCGATGTTGTCGTGGCTTTGACAAACAACCCCGATGCCGAAGGCATAGCTGTGGCAAAAGCGGCAGGTATTCCTCTGGAGATCGTCGATCCCAAAGCCTTTGAAAGCAGGGAGGCCTTCGATACCGAAGTGGTTGAACGTCTGGAAAAATACCGACCGAACCTGACCGTACTGGCAGGGTTCATGCGTATCTTGACACCGGTGTTTACAGACACTGTCAAGTCTGTCAATCTGCATCCCTCTCTGCTCCCCAGGCACAAGGGTTTGAACGCCATCGAGAAGAGCTACAACGATGGCTACCCGGAAGGTGGTGTTTCCGTACACTGGGTGATCTCGGAGTTGGACGGAGGTGAGGTCATTCTTCAAAAAGAAGTTTTGAAAGAGGGCTTGAGTCTGGAACAATACGATAAAAAGATACGCCAGATAGAAAAAGAGGCTCTGGTCGAGGCTATCAGAAAAGTGTTGTTACTCTCCTAA
- the purT gene encoding formate-dependent phosphoribosylglycinamide formyltransferase, producing the protein MTFTAPLQQNAIKIMLLGSGELGKEVAIEAQRLGVEVIAVDKYENAPAHLVANRSYAIDMQDEAAVLAVIEKEQPTYILPEVEAISISALFEAEKRGFHVIPNAEAVNKTMNRKNIRVFAAEELALKTSGYEFVTTLEGLKAAGERIGFPCVIKPVMSSSGHGQSVARTADDIERSWEIAKEARGDASELIVEEFVPFDYEITLLTIRNETGTVFCEPIGHVQKDGDFILSWQPMQMSPEALKKAQEIAKAVTDGLGGRGIFGVEFFVKNEDVYFSELSPRPHDTGMVTLITQSQSEFALHVRAVLGLPLDFTFYGAGACGAYKAKNESHSPVLEVPDDAFTKDSYVRVFGKPESHVGRRMAVSLVLDEVESAKRRATEIVEKIDDH; encoded by the coding sequence ATGACATTTACAGCCCCACTCCAACAAAATGCTATCAAGATCATGCTTCTCGGTTCCGGGGAACTCGGCAAAGAGGTTGCCATAGAGGCACAACGGCTCGGTGTCGAGGTCATTGCAGTAGACAAATATGAGAATGCACCTGCACACCTTGTCGCCAATAGAAGCTATGCCATAGACATGCAGGATGAAGCAGCCGTTTTAGCGGTCATCGAAAAAGAGCAGCCTACCTACATTCTCCCTGAAGTGGAAGCGATCTCCATCTCGGCACTGTTTGAAGCGGAAAAAAGAGGTTTCCATGTCATTCCCAATGCCGAAGCGGTGAACAAGACCATGAACAGGAAGAACATCCGTGTCTTTGCAGCCGAAGAGCTGGCACTCAAGACCAGCGGATATGAATTCGTCACTACGCTGGAAGGATTGAAGGCTGCAGGCGAACGCATCGGTTTCCCCTGTGTCATCAAACCGGTCATGAGCTCTTCGGGACACGGCCAGAGTGTCGCCAGAACCGCTGATGATATCGAGAGATCATGGGAGATCGCCAAGGAAGCACGCGGCGATGCCTCCGAACTGATCGTTGAGGAGTTCGTTCCTTTCGATTACGAAATCACGCTTTTGACCATCCGCAACGAGACAGGTACCGTTTTCTGCGAGCCTATCGGCCATGTTCAGAAGGATGGGGATTTCATCCTCTCATGGCAGCCGATGCAGATGAGCCCCGAAGCACTCAAGAAAGCCCAGGAGATCGCCAAAGCGGTCACTGACGGTCTCGGCGGCCGCGGTATCTTCGGTGTGGAGTTTTTTGTCAAGAATGAAGATGTCTACTTCTCCGAGCTCAGCCCCCGCCCGCACGATACCGGTATGGTCACGCTGATCACCCAGAGCCAGAGCGAATTCGCCCTGCATGTCAGAGCCGTACTCGGACTGCCGCTTGATTTCACTTTCTACGGTGCAGGTGCCTGCGGTGCCTATAAGGCAAAGAATGAAAGCCATAGCCCGGTACTCGAGGTCCCTGACGATGCCTTCACCAAAGACAGCTATGTAAGGGTCTTCGGCAAGCCCGAATCCCATGTGGGACGCCGTATGGCGGTCAGCCTGGTACTCGATGAGGTCGAATCGGCCAAACGCAGAGCGACCGAGATCGTCGAAAAGATCGATGATCACTAA
- a CDS encoding acyl-CoA thioesterase produces the protein MNSYSYTFCVTSDDIDFNGHVNNVTYLSWMIEAATRHSASVGFGYEQCLELGGTWVAKSHTLEYKKPAFENEILQMKTWIEEIGKILSTRRYELTRSGDGALICEGKTEWVFVDSRKMRPMKIPAEIIQGFEKS, from the coding sequence ATGAATTCTTATAGCTACACCTTTTGTGTAACAAGCGATGACATTGACTTCAACGGCCATGTCAACAACGTTACCTATCTCTCCTGGATGATAGAGGCTGCGACCAGGCATTCCGCGTCGGTTGGTTTCGGCTATGAGCAGTGCCTGGAGCTTGGCGGCACCTGGGTGGCCAAATCGCATACCCTCGAATACAAAAAACCCGCTTTTGAAAATGAAATACTGCAGATGAAGACCTGGATCGAAGAGATCGGCAAGATCCTCTCGACCCGCCGGTACGAATTGACACGGTCGGGGGACGGTGCTTTGATCTGTGAAGGAAAAACGGAGTGGGTCTTCGTGGACAGCAGGAAGATGCGGCCCATGAAGATCCCTGCAGAGATCATTCAGGGGTTTGAGAAGTCTTAA
- the rpsU gene encoding 30S ribosomal protein S21 → MPGIKLTSRDSFDDAYRKFKRQSDRNLIVTEARARQHYETKTEKRKKEKIATRKKILKKLFMLRRYESRL, encoded by the coding sequence ATGCCAGGAATTAAACTAACTTCACGTGATTCATTTGATGACGCTTACAGAAAATTCAAAAGACAAAGTGACAGAAACCTTATCGTAACTGAAGCAAGAGCTAGACAGCACTACGAAACTAAGACTGAAAAGAGAAAAAAAGAGAAGATTGCAACGCGCAAGAAGATCCTTAAGAAACTCTTCATGCTTAGAAGATACGAGTCAAGACTCTAA
- a CDS encoding D-2-hydroxyacid dehydrogenase has product MRKQIVILDTETLGEDLDLSILEKFGDVTHYKNTSADETLKRIQKADIVISNKVVLTEEMMMQCPDLDLICIAATGMNNVDLDAAQKLGIAVRNVTGYSTQSVVQHTFAMLFYLLEHMKYYDSVVQSGLWSISGLFTDVSRPFHEISGKKWGIIGMGTIGQEVAKVATAFGAHVSYYSTSGQNTGHPYLNQPLDILLSTSDIISIHAPLNDETYALINENNLPMLKEKAILLNLGRGGIINETDLAYSLDRREIYAGLDVLEKEPIDANNKLMQIVHKERLLITPHIAWTSIEARKRLLEGIVSNIKSFLQE; this is encoded by the coding sequence ATGCGAAAACAGATCGTGATACTGGACACGGAAACCCTCGGAGAAGATCTTGACCTCAGCATATTGGAGAAATTCGGGGATGTCACACACTACAAAAACACTTCCGCAGACGAAACACTCAAACGTATTCAGAAAGCGGATATAGTCATCAGCAATAAAGTCGTTCTTACCGAAGAGATGATGATGCAATGCCCCGATCTCGATCTTATCTGTATTGCCGCGACCGGGATGAACAATGTCGACCTCGATGCGGCACAGAAACTGGGCATTGCCGTCAGAAACGTTACCGGATACTCCACACAATCCGTCGTACAACACACTTTTGCCATGCTTTTCTACCTTCTCGAGCATATGAAATATTATGACAGTGTCGTACAGAGCGGACTCTGGAGCATATCGGGGCTCTTTACCGATGTCTCCCGGCCATTCCATGAGATCTCCGGCAAGAAATGGGGTATCATCGGTATGGGTACGATCGGCCAGGAGGTTGCAAAGGTCGCTACAGCATTCGGTGCCCATGTAAGCTACTACTCGACCAGCGGACAGAATACGGGCCACCCCTATCTGAACCAACCGCTCGATATCCTGCTCTCTACCAGCGATATCATCTCCATACATGCACCACTCAATGACGAGACCTATGCTCTGATCAACGAAAACAACCTGCCGATGCTCAAGGAAAAAGCGATCCTTCTCAATCTTGGGCGCGGCGGTATCATCAATGAGACCGACCTTGCCTACTCCCTTGACAGAAGAGAGATCTATGCCGGCCTGGACGTACTTGAAAAAGAGCCTATTGATGCCAATAACAAACTCATGCAGATAGTGCACAAAGAGCGACTGCTCATCACCCCGCATATCGCCTGGACGAGTATTGAAGCGAGGAAGCGACTGCTCGAAGGCATTGTCTCAAACATCAAATCATTTTTACAGGAGTAA
- a CDS encoding 3-isopropylmalate dehydratase large subunit, producing MGQTITEKIFSEHAGKEVYAGEIVRVDIDMIIGNDITTPISIRAFEESGAEKLARPDNFSIVMDHYIPAKDIASANQAKISREFAYKHDLKYFFDEKDMGIEHALLPEKGLVIPGDVIIGADSHTCTHGALGAFSTGMGSTDLAFGMITGGNWFKVPETIRVELSGRPGEHIYGKDIILELIRILGVDGALYKALEFTGDTIQHLGMDDRFSMCNMAIEAGAKSGIIAVDNITEAYLIEREEANGGLRSKPKVHYSDDDAIYCQVVKVDVANLSPVVAYPFLPSNGKPIEQAVADDLKIDQVMIGSCTNGRIEDLRIAAEIVKGKRVARHTRMIVTPATQKILMQAQHEGLMDILIEAGAVVSNPTCGACLGGYMGILGDGERCVATTNRNFVGRMGARTSEIYLANSAVAAASAIAGKIVDPRDI from the coding sequence ATGGGACAAACGATAACAGAAAAGATCTTCTCCGAGCATGCCGGCAAAGAGGTGTATGCAGGTGAGATCGTAAGAGTTGACATCGATATGATCATTGGTAATGATATTACTACACCGATCTCGATAAGAGCATTTGAAGAGAGCGGTGCCGAAAAACTGGCAAGACCGGACAACTTTTCCATCGTGATGGATCACTACATTCCGGCCAAAGATATCGCTTCGGCGAACCAGGCGAAGATCTCCAGAGAGTTCGCCTACAAACATGACCTCAAATACTTTTTCGACGAGAAAGATATGGGGATCGAGCATGCATTGCTGCCTGAAAAAGGACTGGTTATCCCCGGTGATGTGATCATCGGTGCGGATTCGCATACCTGTACGCATGGAGCACTCGGTGCCTTCTCGACCGGTATGGGGAGTACTGACCTTGCTTTCGGCATGATCACCGGAGGAAACTGGTTCAAGGTGCCTGAGACGATCAGGGTAGAGCTCAGTGGCAGGCCTGGTGAGCATATTTATGGAAAAGACATCATTCTTGAACTGATCCGTATTCTGGGTGTGGACGGTGCACTTTACAAGGCTTTGGAATTTACAGGCGATACCATCCAGCACCTTGGTATGGACGACAGGTTCTCCATGTGCAACATGGCGATCGAAGCGGGCGCGAAATCGGGTATCATCGCAGTGGACAATATCACGGAAGCGTATCTCATTGAGAGAGAAGAAGCGAACGGCGGTCTAAGGTCCAAACCGAAGGTTCACTACTCAGATGACGATGCGATATACTGCCAGGTCGTCAAGGTTGATGTGGCGAACCTCTCTCCGGTCGTCGCCTATCCGTTCCTCCCGTCGAACGGCAAACCGATAGAACAGGCCGTGGCGGATGACCTCAAGATCGACCAGGTCATGATCGGTTCCTGTACGAACGGCCGTATCGAAGACCTGCGTATCGCAGCAGAGATCGTGAAGGGCAAGCGTGTAGCAAGACATACCCGTATGATCGTCACACCAGCCACACAGAAGATACTGATGCAGGCGCAGCATGAAGGGCTGATGGATATTCTCATCGAAGCGGGAGCTGTCGTCTCCAACCCGACCTGTGGGGCCTGTCTTGGCGGATATATGGGTATACTGGGTGACGGTGAGCGCTGTGTGGCAACGACCAACCGTAACTTCGTAGGGCGTATGGGTGCTAGAACCTCCGAGATCTACCTTGCCAACTCCGCAGTGGCGGCCGCTTCGGCGATCGCAGGGAAGATCGTGGACCCCCGCGATATTTGA
- the nosD gene encoding nitrous oxide reductase family maturation protein NosD: MKKLWMMYLLFISFGSATILQNAIDRASAGSTLKLSKGIYKGKITIDKPITIIGSENGVIIRGDGTDSVITVNSPHVTLSNIEITGSGKRRENLDAAVTLNMADHFKISHCTLRDAFYGIVINRSNDTIIENNHISSEEKKIPLRGDALKLWYSNHAVIRNNTFKSMRDLSLLYVNDSTIEKNIFLHNRLALSLSHSHNNTVRDNTFQYNEVGIMIMGGRDINVTHNLIQSSKGPAGIGMVADKVSQLTFEDNTLKYNTKALYIDCKRSEKGYQRFIRNNRILYNGEALHFHSYIKNNVITHNIIDGNLEDVVKDVKGSYTGSNIIEYNYWDRYEGFDRNRDNVGDTPYKKFQYADQLWFYHHRMKFFYGTPVMSLVNFLARLAPFSEPLLLLEDRKPLISPPAIPEHQ, encoded by the coding sequence ATGAAAAAACTATGGATGATGTATCTTCTCTTTATCTCTTTTGGCAGTGCAACGATACTGCAAAATGCCATCGACCGTGCATCTGCCGGTTCCACACTCAAGCTATCCAAAGGTATTTATAAAGGAAAGATCACTATCGACAAACCGATCACCATTATAGGCAGCGAGAACGGTGTAATCATCAGGGGAGATGGCACAGACAGTGTCATTACCGTGAACAGTCCCCATGTCACTCTTTCAAATATAGAGATCACCGGAAGCGGAAAAAGACGGGAAAATCTCGATGCTGCCGTTACGCTGAACATGGCAGACCACTTCAAGATAAGCCATTGCACCCTGCGTGACGCTTTTTACGGCATTGTCATCAACAGGTCCAATGATACGATCATAGAAAACAACCATATCTCTTCCGAAGAAAAGAAAATACCGCTTCGGGGAGATGCCCTGAAACTCTGGTACAGCAACCATGCTGTCATCAGAAACAATACCTTCAAATCCATGCGTGACCTGTCACTTCTCTATGTGAATGACAGCACCATAGAGAAGAACATTTTTCTGCATAACCGTCTGGCGCTGAGCCTGAGCCACAGTCACAACAACACTGTCAGGGACAATACGTTCCAATACAACGAGGTTGGGATCATGATCATGGGAGGCAGGGATATCAACGTAACACACAACCTCATCCAAAGCTCCAAGGGACCTGCCGGTATCGGTATGGTTGCAGACAAAGTGTCGCAGCTCACATTCGAAGACAATACACTCAAATACAATACCAAAGCACTTTACATCGATTGTAAAAGATCAGAAAAAGGGTACCAGCGCTTTATCAGAAACAACAGGATCCTCTATAACGGAGAAGCACTGCATTTCCACTCATATATCAAGAACAATGTTATTACCCATAATATCATCGATGGCAACCTTGAAGATGTGGTCAAAGATGTCAAAGGAAGCTACACGGGAAGCAACATCATTGAATACAACTACTGGGACCGATATGAAGGTTTTGACAGGAACAGAGACAATGTGGGAGATACCCCCTACAAAAAATTCCAGTATGCCGACCAACTCTGGTTCTATCATCACAGAATGAAGTTCTTTTACGGAACCCCTGTCATGTCACTGGTCAATTTCCTTGCCAGACTGGCCCCTTTTTCGGAACCGCTGCTTCTTCTGGAGGACAGGAAACCGCTTATCTCCCCTCCAGCAATTCCAGAGCATCAATAA
- the thpR gene encoding RNA 2',3'-cyclic phosphodiesterase: MRLFIASPVMFENYAQIKEDFGEILQGKWVEEENLHLTWIFLGNMSDEKAVIEKMKRLTLPETEVTISELGYFGRPPRILFARAREKPLYETAKTFKESGFDLYRFKPHITLCRIKQIDNYKQYKEKMKNYREKVLGTILPKITLYKSELSERGPEYTALYTLGE; encoded by the coding sequence ATGAGACTTTTTATCGCTTCACCTGTTATGTTCGAGAATTACGCACAGATCAAAGAGGACTTCGGTGAGATCCTTCAGGGGAAATGGGTCGAGGAGGAGAACCTGCACCTGACATGGATCTTTCTGGGCAATATGTCTGACGAAAAAGCGGTCATCGAAAAAATGAAGAGGCTTACCTTGCCGGAGACAGAGGTCACCATATCAGAGTTGGGATATTTCGGAAGGCCGCCAAGGATCCTCTTTGCCAGAGCCCGGGAGAAACCGCTGTATGAAACAGCCAAAACTTTCAAAGAATCCGGCTTCGATCTCTACCGTTTTAAACCGCATATTACACTGTGTCGCATTAAACAGATCGATAACTATAAACAATACAAAGAAAAAATGAAAAACTACCGGGAAAAAGTACTCGGAACAATCCTGCCCAAGATCACACTTTACAAAAGTGAACTCTCAGAGAGAGGACCGGAATATACTGCGCTTTATACGTTAGGAGAGTAA
- a CDS encoding bifunctional ADP-dependent NAD(P)H-hydrate dehydratase/NAD(P)H-hydrate epimerase, translating to MQKVFRSCYELDRRCYASYGLTEDILMEHAARGMAAYIQEHFGQGSSILIVSGVGNNGADGIVLARQLHGEYDVRLHIPFGVRSEMAKLQLERAEALGVNIVDTMEDADIIVDAIFGAGLSREIDEETQFILHKLNSFTGYKIACDIPTGVGENGCLMPMAFNADVTITMGAYKEALYLDESKDNIGKVIRVDLGVSSKMYETKSDTYLLEASDIKLPSRDSLSTHKGSFGHAAVFCGEKEGAGIIAGMAASRFGAGLTTLVVHEKISPPAWLMHSTVVPSNASAIAIGMGLGEHFESEFLQQYVIGSHLPIVLDADSFHHSEILSVLEQKERDIVITPHPKEFAVLWEHVTGEQISVAQVQQNRFEMVRKFNSRYPHVTLLLKGANMLIVQEEQLYINPLGTSKLSKGGSGDVLSGLVVSLLAQGYSGIEAAIQGSLALTLAAQHYSGASYAMLPIDLIDALELLEGR from the coding sequence ATGCAAAAGGTTTTCCGATCCTGTTATGAACTGGACAGACGTTGTTATGCGTCTTACGGACTTACTGAAGATATTCTGATGGAACATGCCGCAAGAGGGATGGCCGCCTATATTCAGGAACATTTCGGGCAGGGAAGTTCCATTCTTATCGTCTCAGGTGTGGGCAATAACGGAGCGGACGGTATTGTACTTGCAAGACAGCTTCACGGTGAGTATGATGTCAGACTCCATATACCTTTCGGGGTCCGGTCGGAGATGGCAAAACTGCAGCTCGAGCGTGCAGAAGCACTTGGTGTGAACATCGTTGATACAATGGAAGATGCCGATATTATAGTCGATGCGATTTTTGGTGCGGGACTCAGCCGGGAGATCGATGAAGAGACACAATTCATTCTGCATAAGCTCAACAGTTTTACAGGATACAAGATTGCCTGTGACATTCCTACAGGTGTAGGTGAGAATGGCTGTCTGATGCCCATGGCCTTCAACGCGGACGTGACCATCACAATGGGGGCTTACAAAGAAGCACTCTATCTTGATGAGAGCAAAGACAATATTGGAAAAGTCATACGTGTTGACCTTGGAGTCAGCAGCAAGATGTATGAGACAAAGAGTGACACCTACCTGCTTGAAGCCAGCGATATAAAACTGCCCAGTCGTGACAGCCTGAGCACACACAAAGGGAGTTTTGGCCATGCCGCCGTTTTCTGCGGTGAGAAAGAGGGAGCCGGTATCATTGCAGGTATGGCTGCCAGCCGTTTCGGGGCAGGACTGACGACACTGGTCGTACATGAGAAGATCTCTCCTCCCGCCTGGCTGATGCATTCGACCGTTGTCCCGTCCAACGCTTCGGCGATCGCCATCGGCATGGGCCTGGGAGAACATTTCGAGAGCGAATTCCTGCAGCAGTATGTTATCGGAAGCCACTTGCCCATCGTCCTGGATGCTGACAGTTTCCATCACAGTGAGATATTGTCTGTCCTGGAACAGAAAGAGCGAGATATCGTCATTACGCCGCATCCCAAAGAGTTCGCTGTATTGTGGGAGCATGTGACAGGGGAGCAGATCAGTGTGGCACAGGTACAGCAGAACCGTTTTGAAATGGTACGGAAGTTCAATAGCCGGTACCCGCATGTGACACTCCTGCTCAAAGGTGCGAATATGCTCATCGTACAGGAAGAGCAGCTCTATATCAACCCGCTTGGCACTTCGAAGCTGAGCAAAGGTGGCAGCGGGGATGTACTCTCCGGCCTTGTCGTCTCGCTATTGGCACAGGGGTATTCGGGTATCGAAGCAGCCATTCAGGGCTCCCTGGCACTGACACTCGCGGCACAGCACTACAGTGGTGCTTCCTATGCCATGCTGCCGATAGACCTTATTGATGCTCTGGAATTGCTGGAGGGGAGATAA
- a CDS encoding secondary thiamine-phosphate synthase enzyme YjbQ, translated as MITKQYALALPPLGRGMHLITRKIEELLDGSVSTGLVHLFLQHTSASLCLNENVDPSVRSDAETFLNDLLPEEYPKFQHTYEGADDMPAHLKNMLLGASLTLPVGNGRLLLGTWQGIYLFEHRDNASGRTIIITLQGE; from the coding sequence ATGATCACTAAACAGTATGCCTTGGCCCTCCCTCCATTGGGCAGGGGGATGCACCTGATCACCCGGAAGATAGAAGAGCTTCTGGATGGCTCTGTCTCGACAGGACTTGTCCACCTTTTTCTGCAGCATACTTCAGCCAGTCTCTGTCTCAATGAGAACGTAGATCCGAGCGTACGCAGTGATGCAGAAACTTTTCTGAACGACCTTCTCCCCGAAGAATACCCCAAATTCCAACACACCTACGAAGGTGCCGACGATATGCCCGCACATTTGAAGAACATGCTTTTAGGCGCTTCTCTGACCCTTCCAGTTGGCAATGGCAGACTGCTTCTTGGTACCTGGCAGGGTATCTACCTTTTCGAACACAGAGACAATGCCTCGGGCAGGACCATCATCATTACACTACAAGGAGAATGA
- a CDS encoding succinate dehydrogenase/fumarate reductase iron-sulfur subunit — protein MQIKVLRSKTNTHQSYTLPAGEIPLLNALMYIKETQDATLTFSAGCRASVCGTCAVRVNGREELACAYKVKPGDVIEPLQYHPILRDLKVDKDKAKETLQKGVTWLQSFQEASLTHEDEKRTEKQTDCILCDSCYSACPVFAVNPDFLGPFALTRAYRYSEDKRESNAKSIIDGVQSNGVWDCTLCGECTAVCPKGIDPKMDITMLRSASIKFGHSDPSFATQSFGTPDFGGGGFGFDPNAGF, from the coding sequence ATGCAAATAAAAGTCCTACGAAGCAAAACCAACACCCACCAAAGCTACACACTCCCTGCCGGGGAGATCCCGCTTCTGAATGCGCTTATGTACATCAAGGAGACACAGGATGCCACACTGACCTTCTCGGCAGGATGCCGCGCGTCGGTCTGCGGTACCTGTGCCGTACGTGTCAACGGCAGAGAAGAGCTTGCCTGTGCCTACAAGGTCAAACCGGGAGATGTCATCGAACCGCTGCAGTACCATCCCATACTGCGTGACCTGAAGGTGGACAAGGACAAAGCCAAAGAGACACTCCAAAAAGGAGTGACCTGGCTGCAAAGCTTTCAGGAAGCTTCACTGACACATGAGGATGAGAAACGTACCGAGAAGCAGACAGACTGCATCCTGTGTGACAGCTGCTACTCTGCCTGCCCTGTTTTTGCGGTCAACCCCGATTTCCTTGGACCGTTTGCCCTGACACGTGCGTATCGCTACAGCGAAGACAAACGCGAAAGCAATGCAAAAAGCATTATTGACGGTGTGCAGAGCAACGGGGTGTGGGACTGTACCCTCTGCGGAGAATGCACAGCGGTCTGCCCCAAAGGGATCGATCCCAAAATGGATATCACCATGCTGAGAAGTGCATCTATAAAATTCGGCCACTCCGACCCGAGCTTTGCCACCCAGAGTTTCGGTACACCGGATTTTGGCGGGGGAGGATTCGGGTTCGATCCGAATGCGGGATTCTAA
- a CDS encoding FAD-dependent oxidoreductase, with the protein MVDVLVIGSGGAGLSAALAAKEAGASVLVIGKMYPTNSQTSMAQGGMNAALGNVNEDHVSLHIQDTVKSAHGLCDEDMVRQMCADAPQTVEWLERIGVPFSRLDNDKKGIGTVAQRQMGGASAKRACYAQDYTGLKILHTLYDTCLKEGIAFLDEHYLLNLIVPDDTIKGATFLDIRSGEIKQIDAKSVVIATGGYGSIYHGFTTNMYGATGDGVAAVLRAGGAVSDMEFIQFHPTALKHSCILISESARGEGGYLVNEAGERFVDELKPRDEVARAIFSQMKEGQRVFLDVRHLGEEKLMELLPQEMALCKMHEHVDPASDLIPIKPVAHYSMGGIDVDYALEVNGIKGCFAAGECSNAKVHGANRLGGNSLLEITTFGRFAGENAFKHAVYASSKPVDGTQRLKDEAEIKTLFAQEDSESFYTYREILGELFYEKVGIVRENGQLNEALEEVIAMQVAQKKMGISDKSRTNNQNLVEFLEFRNTLLLAPAIISAAIARDESRGAHFKVGFETENEAFRKHIVLQWKRETQ; encoded by the coding sequence ATGGTAGATGTCCTTGTTATCGGCTCCGGCGGGGCAGGTCTCTCTGCTGCACTGGCTGCAAAAGAGGCAGGGGCTTCCGTATTGGTCATCGGGAAAATGTACCCTACCAATTCACAGACCTCCATGGCTCAGGGCGGCATGAACGCAGCATTGGGCAATGTCAATGAAGACCATGTCTCCCTGCATATACAAGATACCGTCAAATCCGCACATGGACTCTGCGATGAAGATATGGTACGCCAAATGTGTGCAGACGCACCGCAGACCGTTGAATGGTTGGAGCGTATCGGTGTGCCTTTTTCCCGTCTGGACAATGACAAAAAAGGCATTGGAACAGTTGCGCAGAGACAGATGGGCGGTGCATCCGCCAAGCGTGCCTGCTATGCACAGGACTATACTGGTCTCAAGATACTGCATACCCTTTACGACACCTGCTTAAAAGAGGGCATAGCCTTTCTTGATGAACACTATCTGCTCAATCTCATTGTACCTGACGATACGATCAAGGGTGCCACGTTCCTGGACATCCGCAGCGGAGAGATCAAACAGATCGATGCGAAGTCCGTTGTCATAGCAACAGGCGGGTATGGCAGTATCTATCATGGGTTCACGACCAATATGTATGGAGCGACCGGTGACGGTGTTGCCGCCGTACTGCGTGCCGGCGGTGCAGTGAGTGACATGGAGTTCATCCAGTTCCACCCTACCGCACTCAAACACTCTTGTATCCTCATCTCGGAGAGTGCCCGTGGAGAAGGCGGATACCTGGTCAATGAAGCCGGGGAGCGCTTTGTAGATGAACTCAAACCACGCGATGAAGTGGCACGTGCCATCTTCTCACAGATGAAAGAGGGACAGCGTGTCTTTCTCGATGTCCGTCACCTTGGAGAAGAGAAGCTGATGGAGCTGCTTCCTCAGGAGATGGCACTCTGCAAAATGCATGAACATGTCGACCCGGCAAGCGATCTCATTCCCATCAAGCCGGTAGCACACTACTCTATGGGCGGTATCGATGTCGATTATGCCCTGGAGGTCAACGGCATCAAAGGGTGCTTTGCCGCGGGAGAGTGTTCCAATGCCAAAGTACACGGTGCTAACCGTCTGGGCGGGAACTCCCTGCTTGAGATCACCACTTTTGGACGCTTTGCAGGAGAGAATGCCTTCAAGCATGCCGTCTATGCCAGTTCCAAACCGGTGGACGGCACACAACGGTTGAAGGATGAAGCCGAGATCAAAACACTCTTTGCACAGGAAGACAGTGAAAGTTTCTATACCTACAGAGAGATCCTCGGGGAACTTTTTTACGAAAAGGTCGGTATCGTCCGGGAGAATGGACAGCTGAACGAAGCACTCGAAGAGGTCATTGCCATGCAGGTAGCCCAAAAAAAGATGGGCATCAGCGATAAAAGCAGGACAAACAACCAGAACCTCGTCGAATTCCTCGAGTTCAGGAATACACTGCTTCTGGCACCGGCCATCATCTCCGCTGCCATTGCAAGAGATGAGAGCCGCGGGGCGCATTTCAAGGTCGGATTCGAAACAGAGAATGAAGCATTTAGAAAGCACATTGTTCTGCAATGGAAGAGAGAAACACAATGA